The window AGGTGACAAGGAAAGGGAGGGGAAACAAGGGggtaaagaaagaaaagggaaagaaaacggTGAAGCAAAAAGCGGGCAAAGAACAGGTAAAGGTGGAGCTAAGGAAGGAAGCTGGCAATAAAGGGGCAACAAAAGAAGCGGGGAAATGAGTAAAAAAGAGGATTAAGCAATGAACGAGGAAAGGGGCCCGGGGTTTCCCCGGCGCCGAGGAGGAGGCTCCCGTGCCTCACAGGGGCGTCCGGAGGGGCGGTCTGTTCCCGCTCCGTCCCAAATCTCGAGGAAACGAAACCGCGGCTctgcgcccgccccgcggcgccTCCACCTCCCGGAGCCGCACGCGTTCGCAGGTGCCACCAcagctgtcccccagccccaggcatgCAGTCGCCGCTTCCGCCCTACGAGGTGCTGCCGACCGAAGTGAGCATGGAGGAGATGCCCCGCAGCACCACGGTGGTGGTGGAGgagacgcagcagcagcagcagcagccgccgccgcgggacCACCTGGTGTGGTCCCTGTTCACCACCCTGTACGGCAACTTCTGCTGCCTCGGCCTCCTGGCCTTCGTCTTCTCCGTCAAGGTGAGGAGCCCGGGGGGACACCGCGGGTGGGGGCGGCCCCGGGGACACCCACGGAGTCCCGGACATCAGGGACACCCACCGAGCCCTGGACCTCAGGGACACCCACCGAGCCCCCAGCCCGGGATGCCCCATGGACCCCACTGAGCCCCCGTGGACCCCACAGAGCTCCCGGTCCCAGGGTGACCCATGGACCCCACAAACCCCAGACCAGAGGGTGTCCCAGGGTACCCCACAGAGTGCCCTCTTCATGGAGCACTGACCCCACAGCGTCCCCTCTTCATGGAGCCCTGACCCCACAGAGTCCCCTCTTTACGGAGCAGTGACCTCAGGGAGTCCCCTCTTTATGGAGCACTGATCCCAGGGACTCCCCTCTTTATGAAGCCCTGACTCCACAGAGTCCCCCCTTCATGGAGCACTGATCCCACAGAGTCCCCTCTTTACGGAGCACTGACCCCAGGGAGTCCCGGCTACGAGTTCTGCAGGGttttggggcagggagggcagtggGCACCTCAGGGTATCCCCGGTGTTTTGGGGGGGTTCAGCCCGGTCTGGCGCCTCCAGCACCTCTCCCACAGCCCtgagccccccgggacccccccaccCCACTCCCCTGACTCTGCCTCTGCCTGTCCCCAGTCCAGGGACCGCAAAGTGCTGGGTGACTACAGCGGGGCCCTGAGCTACGGCTCCACGGCCAAGTACCTGAACATCACGGCCCTGGTGATCAACATCGTCATCGTCATCCTCGTCATTGTCTTCGTCTCCCTGGCCTTAGCCGGGGTCTTCAGCGCCCGCCACCCCCCGTACCACCCGTACGGGTACGGCAGCACTTAAGTGCCTGCCCTCCTTGCCCTCGGGCTGTGCTTCCCTCCCGGGGCTGGAGCCACAGTCCACGACAATCCTGCCTCGCCCGGAGCCCGCtgctctcctgtccctgtccctccccactCGGAGCTTTCGTGgtggctggagctgcctggggatGGACACGGTGCCCCCGAGAGCAGCTgagcaccccagccctgccacggCCTGCTTGGAGCCCCAGCTGCCTCAAAACAATTCTGGGGAGAAGCGCCTGGTTCAGAGAAACCCCGCTCCCTGAAATAAAAGTTTCTTTTACTTTTGCCGTGTCTCGGTTTCGTATCATTGAGGatgtggtttggggtttgttctGCAGCAGCTTGGCAGGATGAGAAACAGGGTCAGCCCGTGGGATGGGCCTGGGGGAGgaggtgtttgagggtccccaggagcaggggagagatgagaatcttgactccatgtttcagaaggctgatttattattttattatatgtattatatattttttaaattatatactaaagctatactaaagaaagagaaaggagacatcagaaggctatcaaggaaaggaatgataaaatcttgtgactgaccagagacacaacacagctggacctgtgattggtcatcaagtagaaacaGTTCGtgtgagaccaatcaaagatgtaccTGCCACATTtcgcagcagcagataattattgtttacatttcttttctgaggcttctcaggagaaaaatcctagcgaAAGGATTTCCATAAAATGTGTCAGTGACACCTGAGGGAGGTGAAAAGTGTCCCCCATCACGGAGACACTGCTCAGGGGACACCCCAGGCACCCTGAACCTGGATGCTGCATCTGCACGGGCAGTGAAGCTCTTGGAAGGGTCACACGCGGGTGAGGGTGGGAGCTGATCCCTGCTGGGTGTCACCAGGAGCATTCCCATCCTCACCGGCCctcaggaggggctggcagcaaGCAGAGCTGAGGGCAAGCTGGCTTTGGGGGGGCAGGAGGTGCAAAGGGCTTGAGCAGGATGAGCTGGAATGGGActgagcagggctggagaggCTCCCAGAGGGAAGGGCCGGTGGgttctgctgctccatccccaatCACCCTACCAGGGCTGGATTGCCCATCTCCCCCTgcagccaggggagctgtgcgATGCTCACAGCCCCCATCCCACATGCCTGGAGCCCCGTTTGCCTGGGTACAGCCGCCCATGTGCCCGCAGCAGGATGCAGGGCATGAATTCCGTGTCCCGCCCGGCTGCCATGCGCAGCCTTCGCTTTCGCTATCAGCTCATCCCAGCCCGCAGCTCCCTCCCTTTGTGCTCCGGATTCCCTCCTCATCCCACAGGGGAGCGAGCTGCGGCCAGAGGGAGCCGCACCAAGCACCaggagtccctgtccctgtccctggctggatcCTCACACTTCGAGGGTGCCACACgtgtccctccctgcccagcccgtgTCCCTGCCTGCCCGGCCCCGGAGTGGCCCCGGAGGGAACgtgggcagccctggcccagcccatgTGGCagagccccggccctgcagctGGCCGGGCTCCCCCttcccctgggcacccctggccctCGGCAGGGCCCGGTCCCGGGGCTGGGGCCCCGCACGGAGGGGAACAAAAGCGCGATTTTGCCTCTCCCCACGAACATGGGGCTCCTGCCAAGACGCCACTCGTAAGATGTCAGAAATCCCACTCACAAACACAGCGGATATTTGTTGCAGGATCGCTGGCACGGAGCCTCCGGTGAATCATTTTCTGCTCTGCTTTTTTCCCGGAAAACACGGGCTCCTTGCTGCAAAAGGAATCCGCTGCCTGCCCGGCCCCAGGCTCGGCCTGGCAAAACCAGTGCAGCCAATGGGAACTCAGGCCAGCAAAGGCCGCTGCTCCGAGATCCCAATTTCCTCCTTCTCCCTGTTTTTATCAGCAGCTTCCGGCACAAATCTAAAGGGCAACCCCACACAAGTTGACACGGAGAAAATTGACCCTTTCACATCCCAAAACAGCCACAGGCAaaggctccctccctccctcctgcgaCCACCCCAGGCTGCCATGGACAGCTCCCGCAGCCCACCTGCCACCCAAACTCGGGAGGGGAACAAAAACCCTCCAGCACGACGCTTGTAGTGACAGAGAATGAGGCATTGCTTTGTCCTGGCCAGGACATGCCATGGAAAACATTCCCATCCACGCATAGTTCCTTACTATGGTGTTTCCCATGTCTACACGGACAAAAAGCCAAAGAAACTCCCGTTCAGACGTCTTAAATTACACTTAGGAATTGCAGTTACACTTAAGAATTACAATTCTTAGTATTAGATCTCCTATCAGTTCTTGATCCCTTCACCTTCGAACCCCATTTTTCGGTTCTCTCAAGGATTCATTTCCCAGACAGGGAGGCGATGTTGGTTAATGGTCGCTAATGGTCCCTAGTATTCGCTAATGTTCTCTAATGCTCTTCTGGCAACTCCCAATCTGTGCCTGTTCAGATCACGGCCCTCTCCCGATGAACAGAATCTTTGGAAGAAAAACttgatttcccctcccctttggcATAGGCGAACAAAATCCTGATTAatgttgcattaaaaaaattaaattttttatcaTTTCAAACATCCACTCCAGTCCCCTCGGAGTCCTCA is drawn from Melospiza melodia melodia isolate bMelMel2 chromosome 6, bMelMel2.pri, whole genome shotgun sequence and contains these coding sequences:
- the LOC134419287 gene encoding dispanin subfamily A member 2b-like, whose product is MQSPLPPYEVLPTEVSMEEMPRSTTVVVEETQQQQQQPPPRDHLVWSLFTTLYGNFCCLGLLAFVFSVKSRDRKVLGDYSGALSYGSTAKYLNITALVINIVIVILVIVFVSLALAGVFSARHPPYHPYGYGST